The nucleotide sequence GAATCCGTTCTTCTCGGCGATGAGCCCTGGGTCAGAACTCTTCCTGACAGCGCCGTCTGCCAGGTCAAGAAACACCTTCTTCGTGTTGGTTGCTCCCTTGGGTCCGACTCCTCCAAAGGCTCGTAGCAACATACCAACTAGATGACTCTTTTCCGAACTAAGAGCTGACACGATGACAAAAGGCGCACTATCGTCTTCTACTGAGCGTGCACGTTGCAGACTTTCGAGGCTGATAAACGGCTCGATGGGAGGCGCATTTCGAGCAAGATTACTAGGTGTGCGGAAGCCAACAGTATagatcttggagatcttgaggGCTCTCATGGCGAAGAATACAGGGGCTGCATcatctgaagaagatgccatgACAACGGCCGAGCGGCCGAAGTACGCGGATGGCGCCAGGTCTCTTGTAAGTGTGCTGAGAATACCCTTCCATCCAGCATTGTCGAATACAAGGGAGGTCGACGAGCCTAAACCAGACTGGCTGCCGAGATCAACCGAGTCGTTCTGTCGTTGTCGTGGGCTCGATGGCATTGAGCCCGGAGACGACGATCTGGATGAGGTGCCTGACTGGACCACGATGGTGTCGACAACTCCGATAACACGAGCCGCCTCCGTCAAGATTGGCCCATTGCCACCGTTCAACCCAGCGAAGAATGGGCTAACCTTTGTCAATGCATTATGTGGTAGACCCGGGTTGAGATAAGCGCCTCCGAAATGTTTCTGATTACACCATGTCTCCAAACTCCTTGGGTTGTTTGGATGCCTTTCGACAACTGCAAATTGATGTGGAAGACCCAGTTCGTTTATACACTTTTCATAAAAGGGAGCCTGCGGTGTGGCGTTTCGAGACGACGAGCTGTTGATGCCATAGATGCGCTTTCGTGGTAGTTGACCCAGAAGTGATAAAGCAGCATTGATCTCGGCAGCGCTCAATTGCCCGGGAGCAGCgatgagaggaagaagtgGGTGGGTGATAGGTGTGAAGACGGGGTTCAGAGTCCTTGAGAACTGACCAACTTCGCCCATGTTGACGGCGGAGAAGGGTGGTGCATTGGGGTACTCGGTACGCATCTTGGAACGGAAATACTCTAGCTCGAAGTTCTCGTTGTGTTCGTTGATTATAGCAAtcatcttgatgatatcggcGTAGGGGATAGATCTCTGGAACACCTCCTGAGCATACGTCGACGGCCATCTGAAATTGCCTGAAAAGTCGTGGAACGCCGACATGATGCGAGAGTTTCCCCGCTGCTCATGGAGCTTCTTGCGGATCTCTTCTGGAAGCCAAAGTTCTACATCAATGTATTCTACACCCCACTGAATCGCACGGTAGAGGTATTCGTAGTACAGTTCGGGTTTGTCCATGGGGAACCTTCCATTCTCTCTTACACACCGTGTTGTGAAGATAATGGGAAGCTCTGTCCGCTGGCGGAGGAGCATAACCTGTTCTCCAACATAACTGAGGCTGGGGACTTCCGAATAGCTGCCATCGCCAACTGGTTCTCTGAGTAAATCAACTCTGatctcaacagcatcagcGCCAACAGTTAGGATATCGATATTAGGCAGAGCGGCGTGAACATCCGGGAAGGTGGTGGAGATGAAATAAGTTCTCGGCTTTGCCATGAGAGCTTCATGGTAGTTGATCTGACCCAAAGTAAATGAGATAAATCTAGCCAGGTCGCGACGGAAGAACGGGGATTCGGTATAGAGGAATTCGTAGTCGCAATGGGTGGAAAGTTGGGTGTCAGGAGGCATCCCTAGATTCACACAGTGAGTATTTATTGCAACAACGAGATTGCGATTGCGTGCAGCAACGTCTGACTTCGCTTCGTTTGCTGCAACTCCTACGACGAAACCAGAATCCTCCGACGAGACCTCGTCGAACCCATTCCGTGTTCTGCACGGTGTACCCAGCACCTCTGCGAAGACCGAGACGATGTGTTCTTGGCCTGGTCCATGCACAATGACGACGATTCTAGAGTCTCCCTTTGCCGGTGTGCTTCCAAACGTGCTCTCGTTGACCATTACTGGACTCGAACTCGACCGGTCGATCTGCATAGTGGTTGGTTCGGTGGCGCCATTTAAGGCAATTGAGGGCGTCGGTCCAGGAAGGGTTTCCGCTAATATCGATTGAACGGCGGCCATTTTGTAtggtttctctttcttcccctTTTTGGCCGGTGCAGTAGAAACGTTCCACTTCGAGTTCCGTCTTTATTACAGCTTTGCGCGGGAGCTATTCGCAGTGTCCTTCTCTACACTGAATGCACTGCCGTCCCAAGCAGGCGCCTTGAATGCGCTGGAAGATGTCTCTCTCGATAGGAGGCTCGATGATTGATTTTCGGCACTTTGTCAAGCTCGTTATCGATTCTCGGTGGGTTTCTCGTATGCGGCGCAACGTTCGACGTTGTCGCGATGAGGATTTGGGAATTAAATGGTGGAGTAGCGGCGGTTCGTGCTTCGAGTTACTGTTGTAGTTCAGATTCCAGGTCTGATCAGACAAAGTATTAGGAAATTCTATGTGAATTAGAATTGAGTCGCAAAAAGTTGGCTCTCTATGATGGCTGACAATGGTAAGTAGGTAGTTGTAGAGGGTTAAAGAAGTGAGTGCGGACCCTTTGTTGTGGGGATGATTTCCCGAGTATGGGGTAAAGTTTGAGGTTTGATgagggaagagaaagaggaaggtAAAAAGGATGGTAGGACTGTTTTTGAGTTTTCGGGGGTACTTGCTCACCTAGGTATGAATGAAGGCGACTACCTAATCAGAGCAAGAATTATATGTCCCGGGGCTATAAGGCGCAGTGCAGGCAAGGCAGTAATAGCATGATGGGACGGAcggaggttgatgagggaaGTGATGCAAAGACTAAGACTAGGCCAAGACCCagagtatgtatgtatgtaaaGTCGCTAGCGAGTGCCAAGCGATGAATATTTGACCGATGGGATGGTGTTTGAGCCGACTCAGATGGTCAAAGCGAAACAAGGGACGTATGTACTCTGTACAATAGGCGGGATTAGATCCCTGACGATACCTGATGGAGCTGATGGACAAGGGCAGTGGATTGTCCCCGGTGGAGACGAAACGAAGCGAACGAGGCTTgggaagatggagacagAGAAGACGGGATGGAGATGAGCAATGGATACTGAAGAAAAGCGTCGGTGCCGAAGAGCAAGACTGGTTATGGGCCAGGATTAGACCGTTATCGTTGGTGGAAGGGCGGCAATCAAGTCAAGCGGCGTGGGCGAGGTGATATTTTCCACCACCAGGCGACCGAGGAGACGCCcgtcttgagcttgtcaaccGCTGCGTTGGAAGATGGagtaaaaagtatatctGAGGCTGCATAATATCTACATATGCATGTAtgtctatctatctatcttatctataggtaggtagtcatGTCGTCTGCGATATCGCtaggtatggatggatggtacGGTATGGAGAGGATACTCTGAGATTGTTTCTCATAATAATGCTATATGTTATGATATTATCCGTACCTTCGTACGTATACTCATCGTAACTAATGCCAGGATGATCAACTATGGTTCCAATATATCCGTCGTGGGGGTTGGATTTGGGGTTGACCTAACGTACCTAGGTAATTAGCTGTTTCGGTCAACACATCTATTTCCCGATCAAACCATAACTAGAAACTCTTTCCCTTAGTCTAGCAGATCGTCATTCGCAATCTTCCTTATGCCATGCAATATAACAGCAGCATGATAACTATGACATGCCATGGAATTATGTATGACCTCGCAAGCGGCCGACCCTTGGCCCACGGGGACCAACACTAGAGAAAATGCATTTGCAGTGGACGGATTATTTGGGGGCACCAGGTCCATGAACGGCGTCTTGTCTTTTCTTACGATACCTTGATACTTTACAGCAAGATTCCTCAAAAGGAATAAGAAAAAAGCGCCACAAAGAGATGTTGATGTCCTGTAGTTCAATGGGGGTGGGCTTTTGGATTTATAATTCTCCATAGCCTCTGATAGATGGAGTTCCCAGGACTAGAATTATCCTCCAATCAGATCTGGCAAGCCTCCGCATATTGCTCTGGTTAAGGTGTCAGTCCGCGTTTTTGTTTCGAGTGGTTCCCACTTCACTTCTCTCCTTGCCCTGGCTCTTGTTCTATGTTTCAAAGCCCATGCGATACCATCAGCATGATAATGGCATCCATCGTCCATGACCAACTGGACAGGTTGCATTCGGCGCAACGTTTATTATCTCAGGGGGCTATGACCAGTTGATATTGCTGCTACGTACATACCTATGTATGTCCATGTGGCCTCAGGATGAGCATTAACCTAATATCCATCCCCAGCACCGCCCACTTTGTTTCTTATTAACACTGGCGTGATATTGTCTTACTACACGGGATCTTCGTTTCGCTACAGAATATGTTTCGGTGGTAATCATTGGGCGAGTACATACGCATCAGATGGACGGATATCGTCTCGCCGTTCTCTCCGGTGCTACGCTGCGTTAGTCTTGAGCGGCTCACGACTATCTTGTTCAGTGGAGATCCCATGCCATGTCTCTCGACTCCTCGTCTAAGTCGCGGCAGAGCTTCACGGGACGGAACACGAACGGAAAAGTTACAGAGGCTCGAGAGACGTTACGTGTTCGTCTCATAAGCAATCTCCGCGAGACTTGATACTACGTCGTTGTCACGGGAGTTGGCAGTCTGTAGTTGATTCTGCGGTCGTATTTCCTAAATGTCGCTTGGACATGCTCCAAGTAGATGGATTCTTCCCAATCTGGTCAATGTGCCGGATATGCACAGAAGCGGTTTTCCGTCTATACATGCCAACAGCTGCCCAATGGGTCACCTCTGCAGGATGCATGCAATGCCGTTGAGAAAGTCAATCTTGATCTGCCGTTGATGAACGGTATTTCAGCGTCGTATCGTATATGTTTCTCGGATATTCTGTGACAAAACATTGGCTCGATACTTACCTCCTCACTCAGACTCTGATACATAAGACTTTCTTCTCCAGCTATAACGATCTCAGTATCGGAACTCCAAGTTTCCGGGGGGCGCGTCTGTTACAGATACATTACTTGACGTGAAATCCTTACCCCGTCGTGTTTCGTTAAATTCCTGACGTCTCCGGCCCCATATAATCGGCCCAGGCTGAAGCATGGTCCCTTACAAACGGCTTATCCAGCCAGTTAGTCCACGAATGAGACTGGGCCAACTTCTACACGTCTATCTTGGCGAGGAATCACCACAGGCTCCAGAGCTCGCTTCTCAAGTTCTCTGCATGTCAGTTCTTTTACGACCAACAAGCTTGTTAATTGGCGTCTGGTACGATCCATGCGAGCTCGTGTCAGTATGTATGTTCCGTCCAATAATTCATATACCAGTGACAAACAAGACTTGGCTCTGCTTGGCGTCCGTCAAGCTTTGTCTTTTAAGTTTTGCCGGGCGAGTCTACGTTTTTGCCTGATATTTTCCACCGTTCGGATATTTTGGATAATATTCTGGATTGGATCGTGATCATGGATTTTGGGGTAAACTTTTGAGAATTGCATACCTACATTAGTACATCAACTATCAGAAGCAACTTGAGCAGTATTGCATCATATCTTGGTCGAGATAAGCAGGTACCGAGTGACAAATGTCAACCTTACCTTATCGTCCGTTCCCACGCTCGCTCACTTGTCATTTCTGAGACCAGAGACCGATCATGTTACCTTCGGTATCAATCAGCCGAGCAAAATACCCCATCCCTCCTCCGATGGCCGTCTTTGGACTTGGCGACGGTTaatatggatggatgctcaCTCAACTCGCTTCAAGCTTTCCACCTCGTGATGGAGCGGACGCACTTACATGGCAGTCTTACTACCAATTGTTAGATAGACCTGTTGCCTCctctatttactatttactatttactatatttatttagttatatttatatatttccttaGATATAGTttatctataaagtaaaCCTAAAGACTTTCCTAGAAATCTAGCTAGGCTATATAAGCCCGAGCTTCTTTTAATCTAGATAGATAAATTAAGTTACTTCTTTCATCTTAACTCCAATCGCATTGGCCTTTGCCAGGGTCTCTTCGCAATCCAGTACGCATAGGGTTGGCAAAACGGGCAGAGCACCGGGTTTGTTGggattgttgttgatgacatgATATTCGTCATCATGTTCCAGAAATGCCCCGTGGAGGGTCTTGCCCTTGCTAAAGAAGTGCATACTCTTGACGCAGTCGGCGACGGCCTTTTGAGGCTCAGGTACAAACTCCCAGCCGAAGAGTTCCATGTACAAGGCTCTGGCCCGAGGAACATCACGCACTGGGAACCTCGAGCCAGCAAATTTGGCCGAGTGTTTCCTTCATTGAGGTCAGCTTGGTGTGTTGTATGTTAACGTCGATACTACGTACCTGGACGAGGTGTTCTTCACACATTGTGGGTGGCCGTGTTTTGATTTGGGATTGGTATATGGCTCTGGTATAAGTTTGAATGGTCTTCTATTCGAGGAGCGATTGCTGCAGCACtcaaatatatatacctcgGGCTCCAGATTGCCTCCATTCTTGACAACTACCTATCTCGATCAATTAACGAAATTCCGTCAGAGGCGGTTGCTGCCTGATCATGGCTTGTCTTGGAGCCAATGGTTATCCCCTTGGCTGAGACTAAGGCACATGACCTGGCGTTAAGCTCGCGCCAAGATACCACGATGCAACGCGTGCCCAGTCGGGTCGATTGGTGAACTCTCGTTTTTACGCGGGGCTGAGTTCTCGGAGCTGGGAAACTGTCAAGCGGCGGAGTATGGCGGACAAATTGTTAGGGAATTTGTTGAGCTAAACAACATGGGTAGTACCAGTGTCATGAAACGATATCCTCTTGAACAAACCGCTGGTTGTAACTTATGAAGGATCTAAGTTATGGATTGCATCACAgcggatggatggatgtttTATTGGCAGCCCGACAATACCATGGAAAGTTATAGCGGATAAATCAGTGAGCCCGTTGACTGTCCAGGCGGTCTGGACGCCATCCATGTATATAGCTCTCAATGTGGTTTTGGGTTTATGCGTTGATCATTTGAACTTCCACGTCATACAGAGAACCGTCACAGACAACACCAGGAATATGTAAATGCAGTCACTTGACAGAAAATGCACGGGTTATACTTCACCACAGTTCATTAACTTGgacaccaacatcagcaaaTAATTGTCCTTGAATATAACTAGTACCTACGTCGATGTCTTCCATATGATTCTCTGCAGGGTAGGGTCTATCAAAGGAACACTCATGCTAGGCGAAGCACAAACAAGTGATAGCCTAAAGGCTCGAAGTTATCCCAACGCTTAGCTTTTGTATGTGTAAGTCCCAAAGTCCAAAGAAGCAGATGGTGGGTATGGGCCCTCAGTAACTTGTGATTGCGCATAGAGTTGAGTGTTCTGTCCATCCATGAATTAATAACATCCAATCCCACTGAAAACAGTTGACGGAGCTCCTATAGAGCTCagctcatctcatcagctcaTACCTAACAAAAGGAGCTCCAATGGAGCTTCTCAGGTCCCCCACCAACGCCATAATCAGCCAATCAAACGCGCCAAAATCCATCGCTCAGCACGATGGCGCGTCATAAGCTATGGAGACTAGGGCACCTGTACCATACCTCTAGGTAGGTTGAGTTGCGCCTAGGTATCCCCGTCGCATCACCTGGTCGGTCGCCTTTACCGTTGCTGGGCCGTCTTCTCTTTTTTGACTGTCGCAAACCTCCATCCCAGTTTAACTTTCAATCATTTCATCTCCTAACAACCACAAATTTCCATTTACCATCTATCAAGTTCCGAAGTCGCATTCGCTGTTCCTCCCTTAACCCAATTGACTTCATCTTTTTATCTGACACGCATTCAGACCTGATCCGCAATGTCTGAAGCTACAGAGCAAACTGCGCCTGTCGTGGATGAGACGGCCAAGGCCATCGAAGAGCCCCAAGTTTCCCCTGAGAAGccggctgaggagaagccaGCCGAAGAGACCGCGACCCCATCCATTGATACTCTCGGTCCTTCTGATGCCCAGAAAGCTGCCGACCAAGCAGAGTCCACTACCATCACTCCCCTCATCGGCACACCCAGCGTCGGCACACCCAACACCGACTACCTCATCGCGAACGATCAAGACCCCAACTCTAAAAAGGTCACAATTGCCGACCTGTCAGCAAAGGGATCTGCCCTGTATGCCCACAAGAACTACGAGGAGGCCGCTGAGGTCTTCTCACGTGCCAGTGTTCTTCAAGCCGAAGTCAACGGCGAGACGTCACCTGATAATGCCGAGATCCTTTTTCACTATGGTCGCAGCTTGTTTAGAGTTGGCCAAAGCAAGAGCGATGTTCTAGGAGGCCCTGCAGcttctgagaagaagaagaacgcaGAGGCCAAGTCCAGGAAGCCTGCGCAGACCGAGGCACAGAAGGTGACGCAAGAAGGTGTCGGGATTGTTGCCGAGcagggagagaagaagactgaGGACATCAAGGGAGATAAGAAGCCCCTGTTCCAGTTTACTGGCGACGAGAACTTTGACGAGtcagacgaggaagaggtatGAAGCTCCACTGAACCATAATTTAGTGGCAGATACTGACTTGTACAAGGCCGAGGgcgaaggtgaagaagaggaagatgatgatgacctgGCTACTGCTTTTGAGATCCTCGACCTTGCCCGAGTTTGCTTCATGAAGAAACTCGAGCTTCTGGAACAGGAGGAATCCGAGACCAgcggcaaaggcaaagaggcTGCAGAGGGCGATTCGCCTACCGTCCGGCACGTGAAAGAGCGTCTTGCAGACACTCACGATGCCCTCGCTGAGATTTCTCTCGAGAATGAACGGTACACGCAAGCCCCCCCGAATTTTCAGCTTTGTCCTAACCACAACACTCATACAGATATCCCAATGCCATTGAAGACGGAAGAACCTCGCTCAAATACAAGCTGGAGCTGTACCCTGAGGAGTCAGAGGTCATTGCTGAAGCTCACTTCAAGCTTTCCCTGGCGTTGGAATTCGCTTCTGTGACAACTGCTGGTGACGATGGCGCAAATTCCAAGCGAGAGGAGATGGACCAAGGTCTGCGAGATGAAGCCGTCAAGGAAATGGAGCTCGCCATCAAGAGCTCAAAGCTTAAGCTACAGAATAAGGAGGTTGAGCTGGCCACTATGGCCTCCCCTGAGGATAATGAGCTGGCACGCAAATCCATccaggagatgaaggaagtCATTGGGGACATGGAGCAACGAGTGAGTCTTTGTGCTTCCTAGTCCCTTTGGGACGTTTTTGAATTCTTTTACTGACTGCCTAGCTCGTCGAACTGCGCAATGACCCCATTGACGCCAAGGACATTCTGGGTGCTGATGCTGGACCCATCGGTGGCATTCTTGGAGCTGCTCTTGGCGAGTCTGCTGCCGAGACCAAGGCCCGTGTTGATGAGGCTAAGAAGACAGCAACTGATCTTAGTGGACTTGTccgcaagaagaacaaagacgAACCTGCCGCCGAGGAACCTGAAGCTGCACGCGCGCCTGAAGCGGAGACCAACGGCAAGCGAAAGGCAGAAGAGCCCGCTGAAGATaccgagaccaagaaggccaaggtggAAGCTTAGGGTCGAGGTCAATGGTATTAATTGGCTACTATTTCAGCGGGAAAAATAACCCAGGATGGAGTTCAGGGCATTGTCACATTGCGACGGAAGGAAAGGAACAGGACCAAAAGGATGGGAATTTTGAAGCAGCCAAATGTTACTCTGAGTATGTGGCAAAATGTAAACCTACAGCTCTTTTGATGTACGACTAGTTACGCGATCGGGGACGCTCGGCACAATGGGCGGATTCAACAGGAAAGGTGTGAGCATAACTCATGAGTGAAGACGAGTACAAAACTTGATCTTTTATGCATTAACCGAGTCACTCAAACAGGAATCCACTGTGGACATATGAAACCTATGCAACTAACATGAAAATGCGTTCTTATGAAGAATCGCTCGCGAGCCATGCAAACACCCCATTGTTACTTTTGAAACCCCGAACCAAACTGCAAAAAGGAATAATGCCCCTTGACCATCTACTACAACTTGAAATTGCCGCTCGAAGCAACCTTGGCagtctttgccttcttgCCATCGACGTCGGTGATCTCTCCCTTGCGGTTGATGACCTTGACGCctcccttcttgagctcggcgATGGTGTCGCGCTGCATCTTGGCTCTCTTGCTGACAACCTTCTCGCCGTCGACGCCTCCAGCCTTGCGCACGCGCTCTTTCTCGCGACGGCGCCGGCGGGCCTTGTCCTCGCGGGACATCTCCTGGCGGGCGACAGGAAGACCGGCCTTGGTGACGACTTCGCCGCTGGCTGCGTTGTCCGTGGCTCCAGCCTTGTAAACTTCTTGAGGAGCCATGCGACTGCTCTCGCCGGTGACACCCTGGGCTGTTGTGGGCTGGGCATCCTCCATTGCGACAGTGGCAACGTCCGCAACGACGGATAGTGAGGGTGCTGCGGGCTTGGGTTTGTAGTGCCATGAGCTGAGGGCGTCCAGACGAGCGCTGACATCCTTCCACATCGCCTCAACTTCCTTCTCCTCGCGCTGAAGCTTCTCGTCTGATTGGCTGACATAAGTGTCTGGGTTTGTATTCTTGACGTGCTCTTCCTCGTAGATCTCGGCCAGACCCTTTGTTGCCTTGGTATCATCGAGTTCGACGAGACCACGACGAGTACCTGCGGCTGCACCTTCGGTATCCGGACGTCGGCGAATAACCTCGTCGAACTCTTGAGCGAGAATACGACGCTTGATGAGGTCCTCAATGCTTCCACTGACCTCAGGAGTGATGACAGGCACGGGCTTGCCAACATGCTCGAAATCGAGATCCTGCTCGAGTAAAGAGTTTACAGGGCGGTCAACTGCAGCAGCTTCACCAGAGAGAGTCCACTCACGCTTGGCAACGGATGCAGCCTCAAGCTTGCGGATCTCTTCGGCGAGCTTGGCCTGTCTCCGCTCGTGTGCTGAGCGTCTCGACTTGGGATCCCCAGCGGAAACATCGGAGAGAGCATCGTCTGAATCCTCCTGTTCTGACTCGTCGTCAAAGAGATCTCTGCGAACATCGGCCATGGCTCTTTCAACGTCGGCATCATTTGGCTGCTCGGGCTGGAACTTGACAGACTTTTTGGGCTTACCGCCATTCGACTTTCGACGCGGCGGCGCAAAGAAGTCCTTATAGTAGACATCATTGGCATTGAGACcgttgtcgtcgtcatccaCAGGCTCATCCATATCCATGGCCTCATCCTCACTGTCGCCTTCTGGGGCATCGAGAGCCATGTCGCCAAATGTAGGgccgtcctcctcatcgtcatcaccttcatcttcagagaCTGGCTGTTTAACAGCCTTCTTAGATTTTGAACCTGTTGTAGGGGGAGCCAGAGGATCCGCGTCCCAGTtgatctcctcatcgtcgcttGCTTGATCCGTGTAGGGATCTCCCTTTGCGTCCTGCTCCTCGAAATATTGTGATTGTCGGTTGAAATCGTCGAGTGAGAAGAAACCATCGTTGAGACCGTCGGGATCCTCCTCATACTCTTCAACCGGTCCATCCACtccctcgtcttcctcatcatcttcctgatAATCGTCTCTGCCTTCTTcaatctcctcttcatcatcttcccagccgtcatcttggccatcttcttgagcttcgtcCACCGATAATTgttcctcgtcgtcgtcggatCCATCCTGATCgctctcgtcctcatcgtcggaATCAACTTCGAAGCCATCCTCTCCAAACTCGAGCGTCTTGGAGTCTGATGCTTCAGCGCCGTTGACGGCAATCTCCTTGCGCTCCTCCAACTCTGCCAGCGCCTCTTCTGAATATTTCAAGACACCACCAATAATTCTCTTGGCCTGCTGCCAAACCTGGCCGGTCTCGAACCCATCGATATAGACCTTGCGCATTTTGAGGACATCCTCGCTATTTGCAGCACCTCTCTTGCGCTTGCGATTTTCCTTTAACCTCTCCTGCTGCTCATCGCTGACTTGTGAGGCAAAACCTTCGAGGGTGTGCTTAACAAGATTGAGAGAATCGGTTGGGATGGAAGCTGTGGGTTGAAGAAAAGCGTGTCGCTTGCCGTCGGACAGGGTTTCTAACAGGGCCAAGACGTGGCTATTTGTGAGAGAATCGGGGGCAGCCATTGCGGGCGGCGCGGCAGTCAAGGTATGTGAGGTTGAAGTGAGCGATGGCGACGTCTGGACGGCCATGCTCTGGAGTTTTTATCGGAAGCAGAGCTGATTTGCACTGCTTTTTTACCGCGATGATAAATGGTACATAAGAGCCGTCGTATTGCGTGCGATTGCCGTGGCGTGCGATGACTTTGATAAGTCGAAGCTGAAGACGACTCGAGATGAAGCGAAAGTGATTGACGGCAGGAAAAAATTTGGGAGACTTGGGTGAGGCCCCGCGACGGGTGGAATCTAGATGATTTGATTGGCCAATCAGCCCATGTCAAGAATCGCGATAAGAGAGATAAGGCACAGGCCGTTTGATCGATTCTGAGGAACAAATACAAATATTTATAGGCACTGATAGCAAGGAAACGACATGTTCATCATCTACTATACAATATCAAAGGTTGCTTTGCTAGTATTGGTACATGAATATTCGTAACTAAAACGATACGTTATCCCACCTCTAACACACATACACAGGCACGCTTATGTTGCAGGGAAAATATAGGTAGACAGAGACCTTGATGACTTCAGATCTCTAGGAACCTGAGATAAAATAGCCATTAATTGTTTTTAGTAAGTCAAGTATATAGAGTGAGGTCGATTGATACCTGCTATAGATCTTTCTTGCATTATCCAAGGTTCTGTCTTGTTCTTATAAAATTGCATTTTCTCATGTTCAAGGAACCTCACTCTATTAGCAAGACAATGATGCGAAACTAGATTGAGGACGAATAACAAAACGAACCGTTGAAAGGTCGGAGCCAATTGTTGAGTCATAttgtcttttcttcttctttttcctaGGTACATAATGGAATAACAAATTAGTAAAGAAGTACTGTCTCTCGTTCACTAGCAACTTTTAGAGCGATCACGACTcgcatcatcttcgtctcttTCGTCTTGACATGAGAAGACTTCTAAGCGCTTTCCTCATGGCATCTTTAGTTTCTATACAATGCTTGGAGGTGTGGATACATGCTGTAGCTCCTTTTGCTCCTCGATGGGAGGATCCAGAGACTAGGCCAGCGTAAAACGTTCGTGAGAAATCAGAGTAGTATCCATGGCAATCAACTACGTCTATGTCTAGAGCCACGATGTC is from Fusarium musae strain F31 chromosome 4, whole genome shotgun sequence and encodes:
- a CDS encoding hypothetical protein (EggNog:ENOG41); this translates as MAAVQSILAETLPGPTPSIALNGATEPTTMQIDRSSSSPVMVNESTFGSTPAKGDSRIVVIVHGPGQEHIVSVFAEVLGTPCRTRNGFDEVSSEDSGFVVGVAANEAKSDVAARNRNLVVAINTHCVNLGMPPDTQLSTHCDYEFLYTESPFFRRDLARFISFTLGQINYHEALMAKPRTYFISTTFPDVHAALPNIDILTVGADAVEIRVDLLREPVGDGSYSEVPSLSYVGEQVMLLRQRTELPIIFTTRCVRENGRFPMDKPELYYEYLYRAIQWGVEYIDVELWLPEEIRKKLHEQRGNSRIMSAFHDFSGNFRWPSTYAQEVFQRSIPYADIIKMIAIINEHNENFELEYFRSKMRTEYPNAPPFSAVNMGEVGQFSRTLNPVFTPITHPLLPLIAAPGQLSAAEINAALSLLGQLPRKRIYGINSSSSRNATPQAPFYEKCINELGLPHQFAVVERHPNNPRSLETWCNQKHFGGAYLNPGLPHNALTKVSPFFAGLNGGNGPILTEAARVIGVVDTIVVQSGTSSRSSSPGSMPSSPRQRQNDSVDLGSQSGLGSSTSLVFDNAGWKGILSTLTRDLAPSAYFGRSAVVMASSSDDAAPVFFAMRALKISKIYTVGFRTPSNLARNAPPIEPFISLESLQRARSVEDDSAPFVIVSALSSEKSHLVGMLLRAFGGVGPKGATNTKKVFLDLADGAVRKSSDPGLIAEKNGFAAYGADDVAAFTTVESLRLLVGQNVPYSFVRLASGSHRYGV
- a CDS encoding hypothetical protein (BUSCO:EOG09263ROQ), with amino-acid sequence MAAPDSLTNSHVLALLETLSDGKRHAFLQPTASIPTDSLNLVKHTLEGFASQVSDEQQERLKENRKRKRGAANSEDVLKMRKVYIDGFETGQVWQQAKRIIGGVLKYSEEALAELEERKEIAVNGAEASDSKTLEFGEDGFEVDSDDEDESDQDGSDDDEEQLSVDEAQEDGQDDGWEDDEEEIEEGRDDYQEDDEEDEGVDGPVEEYEEDPDGLNDGFFSLDDFNRQSQYFEEQDAKGDPYTDQASDDEEINWDADPLAPPTTGSKSKKAVKQPVSEDEGDDDEEDGPTFGDMALDAPEGDSEDEAMDMDEPVDDDDNGLNANDVYYKDFFAPPRRKSNGGKPKKSVKFQPEQPNDADVERAMADVRRDLFDDESEQEDSDDALSDVSAGDPKSRRSAHERRQAKLAEEIRKLEAASVAKREWTLSGEAAAVDRPVNSLLEQDLDFEHVGKPVPVITPEVSGSIEDLIKRRILAQEFDEVIRRRPDTEGAAAGTRRGLVELDDTKATKGLAEIYEEEHVKNTNPDTYVSQSDEKLQREEKEVEAMWKDVSARLDALSSWHYKPKPAAPSLSVVADVATVAMEDAQPTTAQGVTGESSRMAPQEVYKAGATDNAASGEVVTKAGLPVARQEMSREDKARRRRREKERVRKAGGVDGEKVVSKRAKMQRDTIAELKKGGVKVINRKGEITDVDGKKAKTAKVASSGNFKL